ATTCTCTCTCTCAATCCAAATTATTCCATCAAGTTTGTAAAGAGACAAACTAACCTTGTCGTTCATTTCTTTTTGCAAAGTTGCCAATCGACTATGCTAGCTTCTCTTCTTTTGAGACTCTAAATCATTTACCTTTTTGTGTTCAATAGTCGATCATGAACCAAAGCTGTTAATTTTGTTTCTGTCAACAAAATCCAAAATGATATCAGATAAAATGTCCGGATTTGAAAAGCTCAAATAAATTATGCATGCTTTTGgttgtaaaaaaatgtttgcagTTTAGGTATTTTAATACATAAAATGTatttcaaacataaaataaaattgattacaaaataaaaatattaacaatatttttattatcattaaaggAAAGATTTACAAAAcactaaatattaaataaaaattatatttttacataactgtgattattatattaatcaataatagatttaattagtaaaaaagtTCATTATCTTAAAaagtaattagatttttttcattAGCCTTTTGTTTTCTACTCATTTATTTATACCTCAAAAGACATAATCGATTCAAAATTGCACGTGATACACAGATCAAACAGTAAGTCTTAGTTGTAATCATAATTaaccttaaaaaataaacaataatcataaaaaatataatattttaatttattggtaGAATTTAAAACtacaacatatataattaaattagaagtacactttaaaataaatgatatgatttttaattttttaatccatatccttaaaataataaagaagatGAAGGTGCATAGATCTTAAACAATAGGTGATGGCGACGCTGGGTGGTGCTGAACACACgcggtgatggtggtggtgaatgCATGACATGGTTGAGGAGGCAGAGAAAGAGTTGGGCGGACATGAAGAAGAAGCATAAGCGGAAGTGAAACGTAGAAAGAAAATCGTATCTCTCTTCTTAAGTTTTTAGTTGACAAATATCATACACTTGGGTTGGAATCACTCAAACCTaacttcccaaaaaaaaaaacattataatttcataattgaaaATCAGACGAAAAGAATTTACATGGAgtgataattttataagaatgaaaaatatattttagcaaaACTAATATAATGAGAGAAGTATAATAATAGTATTGAAAAATTTTACATAAGCTTaatgatatgaaaaaaaatgctaatagGGTTTGAAGATTTTGTTTATGATATTATGACTATGTTcaacaaaattagttgaaaagttaattagaagttgaaagttaaaaattttgttaataactggaagctaaaaaaactaatttattaaattaaaagtgtttggtaaaattaattgttaaagtagttaaaaaatataaatgatagaaaaataataaaatcatgatttattttaaaaaggtaacaaggaaaatgaataaatatatagaagataaaaataaaaaaaatataaaaattttaaaatttttatttaaagtagtGTTTCAAAAAACGCTAAAACTACTAAGAAGTTATTATAAACGTTTGTTTaccaaataatcaaataaacttttcaattatcaaaaGAAACAATTAGAACATAACTTAAATGTTTTGTTGAACATGACTTATGTTGAACATAGTTAGAagttactaaaaaattattaaagaaatttgatTATCACCCTTATATATAACACTTTTTTCTCAAATCTACTTGTCCCTTCTTATAAAGActcttttaaattatcttttacattaattatttcttaatcaatatacTCTTGATTACTTTATGATAAATGttatgaattaaaaagataaattatctcTCTATAACAAGGATTAAAGAATCAGACTAGCACACACAAtcattaattagtataaaataattaagtggaAAGAGAAAGATGATGGAATCATGATAATTTTaagtgtaattttaaaaaaataataaaaattaataataaattcaatgttattatttaaattaatcacATTTCTTCCAAATAcatgaattagttaaaaatatcttatatttaGAAACAAAAGGGAGTATAACTGTCGGTTGTTcccttattttttcataatttaacgCTAGGGCTCGATTGGATATCCCCGTTAGAGTAAATTCAACAACATTGTTTGCTTAAATATACATTCTACCACTATTTATGTGGTTCCTATTGATATAGTTCCAAgattaagttaaatttaaaataagaagacTTACTAAGTATTGTAGGAGTTTAATTCTCGTCGCAAACATCTGAATTGTGAAAAGGTGATGCATACAAACGCTCTTCCAGACATTAGGGATGCATACAAACAAAATGCCCCTTAGTGGGGGATTGGGGAAGATGATGTCTCAATTTGGTGGGGGATTGGGGAAGATGTGACCGTGGGAGAATCCCCCTTAGTGTATGAAGCATAAGGACAAGGATAATTTATTCCCCAAAGGCATAGATTCTATGCTATCCAGCAAAAAAAACACCTCAAGTACAATACTTATCAACTCCACACAACTTGTGAAAATTATTGTTAGTGAAGTATGAATAATTGAATATACAACATATCAACATGTCTGAATGGAATAGTTTTTTGAGAAAACAATAATCTTTTTCGACAATTCACTAAAtagcttttaaaaaaagaaaaaaaaattattttcccatAATTAATCTTTTCCAATCATGCATGCACCATCCCATATGGCAAGCCACACACTTAGCCAAGATCAGGCACAGTAAAatactcatcatcatcatcatttaggACTTCAATCCTAGGCTTTTTGTGGGACATGTAGGATTTGGAAGTTCTGTATGAAGCAACACTGCTACTGTTATGAGTTACTGGAAGCTGAGGTACTTCAGCTGCAGCCAAGGCTTCCTGAGCAAATTGTTCACCAAAAATACCCACATCTGTAAGCCATTCCAGCTCTCCAAACTGCAGAGATTCCTTCTGAACACAGAAATAAAGTCGGAGTTACAAATATTATAAGGCAAAAGGCACATCATCATTAAGTAACTAGTTAACTATTCATAAAGGCCAGGATCAAAATTTCCATGTCATTAGCCCTTCAACAGAATAAAGTGCAGATGCATATAGTTCAAAGTATATATCaaattatcaaaaataaaataaaactgaaatcaAGTCCCGGGGttcaatacaaaattatttattatttactatttattaACCTACTGCTGCCTAATTATTCTGTAAACATAACTAGCCTCTACTACCTTGATGGTTCTTTCATATAAAATTGAATGCTTGATTATGCACAGGCAGTGCCAAAATAAGTAAGGAGGCACAAGACAATCATTTATACATCATCAGTTCAAGGAAAACTCTTCAATGTAATTTTTGTCCTTATCAATCTCTTGATCAACAAAGAATCAACGGAAAACTAATTGGATTgataagaaaacaataaatcaattttttcacattttccAGCCACATTAAACACAATTATAATGTTCACATGTACCATGATGATTGGATACGACTATGCTATTGTTCTATATGGCTGTTCAAAGATGTctatagacaacaaatgaaaCATGTAACGCTACTATTAACACCTTTCAGTTATAACACTCCAATTACTTAGTTGAGTTAGTTCATCACGTATATGTATTATGTaactcaaattattattatgaaataaaGCTGTCTTACTTTCTCAGGTGATTCAAAGGCTGTTAGTTCCAATAAGTCATCAACAGCCCAAGAGGAAGTGAAGCTAGGCACTTGGTGAGGAGGAATTTTCGCAGAAACTTGTTGTGCATTCCTAGTAGGAGGCTCCAAGTGACTTTTTTCATTGTCCTTGGTGCAATTAGAACTCGATGCCACTCGGATACCAGTAGCAAGGAAGCGCTGGTGGTTCGCAGAAAGGCTTCCGGCTGAATGAATTGGTTCATCACAATCCTGACAGAAGAGTGCTCTGTCTTCAACACAAAATATGAATGCTGGCTTGTCCTGTTGGTATATGTAGGAGAAAGGAAAGAACAAAATGAGCAATACTTCTAAGAAACTTGTTACAATATCCATCAGTAGAGGTATTAATTCATAACACTATACACGAAATATCCTAATCCAGATCTCATCAGTTAACCTAACTCAAGATCCCAGTGTCAAGGGTATAATTCAGTCTACAAGTTTCTACATAATACATTTCACAAGGATTTAGAAAATAGCAAGCTACATTCTCACCATGCACCAGCAGAAAGTGTATTTAACAATGTctttaagaaacaaaaaagaattctCACTTGATGCTTAAATAGATTCAATTGGaaaacaaaagagagagagagagagagagactcaCTTCATTGGTAGTGCTTATGCTTCAATTAACACAGTAATCGGCAGTCTCACACAGTTTTAGTAAAATGGTATAATATCATGAACATATTTATTAGTAAAAACTAACAAGCTCAACATAAAACTAGCACATGAATTGATTGAGAGATGACTTTATAACATAAAATTAGAAGAGACACAAATATATTTGAGGTGCTTACTTGGCAAATGTCACATCTTGGAAGCTTGCTTGATAGACATTGAAGAAGAAGCCTTTGGTGCTTGCTTGCAAGCTTGTTTGCAGCATGAACTTCAACGTCACATTTGGCACACAAAGCTGCCTCATCCGCACAACAAATCACTGTTGCCGGAGCTCTCTCACACACATCACACTGAATTTTCATGTTAACTCTTCTCTTCCTTCTACAACACTAAAAAGTTGGTCTTCTTTTAGCTAACAACTTTTTTCACTGGAAATGTTAACGAACCCTTTACCAGACACGGTAGTTTTGTAAAGCCAAAAATGAAGAACGATGTGGTGTAGAAAGATTAGGACATGGTGTGGAGAtgagaacaaaaaaagaagaagaacataGTTAACATTTGTAGTACAATACACAGTTGGTATTTAATGTGGGAAGAAACTGTTGAACACAGAAAAGGAAGTGTCTGGATGAGGATTAAGAGCTGGTGGGGATGCAAAGATAAGGATTTGGATGTTGCATATCAGTTTCTGTaaggaaaatagaaaaacaacacGGATTAGTGGGGTTAACTTGTCAAACTTGTGTGTGGCTGTGGAAGCATCAACAAAGTACAAACCATGTTTGAGTGGCCACTATATTTTCTAGATATTCTATCACTAGTAAAGACAGCTGCCTTATATGTATGTTTTAAAATCGGATACAactaattattttgaataattgtgAATATGGATTAATCTCAATTACTATCAATTTGTGTGTTTGCCAATTTTCCAACATTGAAATAAAGAGACACTTAAATGTTTAACTATCCTTGCATTTGATATTTTGCTAGTCAACAAGTTGGCATATCATCCCATGCTTTCTAAATGATTGGATGGAATGAATCGTTATCAAACTCAGGAATCACACGGCCACAGTTTCAtaacaattttgttttgaaaaaaaattctctttttttttaaaaaaatgtttcttataataatttagatttttaaaagataataatttaatttattatatcatgttAGTTTGTATGGATTAAATGGAAAGATTGTTGATTAACTCATGTTCTTTAACTTTTCCTATTGCAAATTATAGTCTATGGAAAACTTACTAGTTTATATGAAGTGGTTTTGGAACCTGGCCGGTTACTTCTTTTTCAAATatggaaattttcaattaatctaAAATGAAGTGGTGGTCCGTGGAGAAACAAAGTAAAACAGTTTTGGACAGATTTTTTAAGTACACATGTGTTGTCACAAATCTAGTAGGCAACAGTTCAAAGATTAGGAAAGCATGATCGAGATAACTTATTCTAGTTATAGGTTGATAATTCTTTGTAAGATTGATTTATGAAAAGAGATTTAACTATgtaaattatcataaattatttttatgattttttatttttacagataaaaaaatataaaacattacgTCCACATACAAGATACGTGATTATTATATAatggataaaatttaaatacaattttatataGGTGTTGTTAGTgtcattttctaattaaaattagagtAATTTCATCTTGCTAATCGACAAAACtccaattttaatcaaataacaatataaacaacacctaaaaagatatatatatatatattataatctttACATAACCTTAGTTTTGTTCAACCATGGGATAAAACATCTTAAGGTAACAAGAACCAGCGACTGTGAAGACATTTTGATCCTAAAAACCTTGATGCCAACCCTTCTCTTGGAGACCCCACGACGCATGCCCAAAACAACTCCCATTGCGACTTGATTAACCTCTTTCACTGACTTCTTCAACTTTTCCTTGAAGCtaccattgttttttctttccaaacTCAAATGGTAACTATTCAGAAACGCTCTTCTTGCCTCACAAAATTCACGACCACGCCTAGACCACCCTCCATGATCAAGTTGCGGATTGTACGTTAGTTGGGGTGATTGATCATCAGAAGGTGCATTGGGACGTACTTTGGAGTGTCTCATTAGAAAAGAACTAAGAAATGATGAGAACCACATCACATGTGTGTGGCCGTGAAAAAACACTGGCCACTACAAAAGGATTTATATAGTCACATATTGGTTTGATTTTTTAGATAACCTTGGCTTGGTGGTTAAACCATAGAGGAAATTAATGTAACCGGGTTGGTAGCTTGGTTTCACTCAAGATTAATTAGCAAAACCTCATACTCTAGTTTGATGCGTATAAATTCTTCTTGAAAATTGGCACGTTAATTAATTATTCCCGAGAGGTGTTTTTTCGTAGGTAATTTTAACTACCGTTGAAAGGCAATGAATGCACAAACTTGCAGTGCGGTTTTCCTTTCCTTtcatgaatgaatgaataacGAAATTCAAAAGTTGCAtggagtattattttttttttttctgattataTTTTCAAGATTGGAATTTTATTCACCATGTGTATGGAATTTTATGCACAAACTACTACATTACAACTCGTGGCTGGCAACAAAATAGTAACAAAGATATCCAAGCGTAACACATACGCTACCAATTACAATTAGTTGACTCTtgtcaacaacaagaacaattaGTTTCTTGAAATTCCTTTCGTGGCTtatgataaataaatgaatgaatgaataagcTGGTAGTATTGTTTAAAACTAGCGGCTAATATTTAGAAATATGCATGCAAGTCTTTTTAATCAGTAATCTCAAAAGGAAAAGGTACATGTGAAAGTTccatagtttttcttttcccctctttatcataaattttatttctttttcagataagaaaaaaaattctattcttTAAACACGAAATATACATTGAGAAAATAACTTTCtcgtttaaaataattgttgcaACCGGAGACAAATCTTGATTCTCCTTGAAGGTTAGTAATAGGTAATGCTTATGCTCCTTGGCAAGTGTGTGTTTGAGAATATACTTGCAAACACATTCCGATACCTAAAAAAGTGTTGCAAGtatgaaaatgagagaaaatttgaTTTTCCTTTTCCCCATTGTTGTATAGAGCTGAGGTCAACGAAACTAAAATCTTCATAATAAGGAATcccaactttattttatttttttaggttatctaacttcaaattaaaatgtttgtttttagaAATGCTAACACTCTTTAAAAAGTATTCTCTCTTGTTGCTTAAAatctattgaaaataataaaatttagtcggccttgtattttatttaacaattttttgtctcaattttatatttttttgataaattttaactagTATAGATAGTATGTTTGAAATAGTGACCATTTTATGATCATAATATGTCTTAATTATGAATGAGTTCATTAAGATCATTGGAGATCTTTGTGGAGTAACATAGTATTTAATCGGCGATGCTCTAAATCTATTAATtgcttttttttgtgtgtgattAAATCTATATTGttttaacacaacaaaactcatctatttttataattaaccaTTTATTGgccaaaaagtaattaattactattttctcatttttaatattaaaaaaataaaatattgcttCTATTAAATACCTAAATTAGTTAATGAAAGTTGCTCAGGGAAcatgaatttgattttctaaGAATGCAGTTacaatagaaatttaaataaaaatacataggTTCATGAGATTTTCAGAGAAAAACAGTTGAGTCGAATAGACTACTCTAGTTATTTTGTTCCATTACAAAATTAGCCATACTTccatttggttttaaataaaaacgtCGGGCATTCACACATGGGCCTAAGTTACAAAATATGGATGGTAATTAGCATTACTGGGGATAGGACCTCAacattttcaatataatttatagAGAAATGCCAGCAACACAGGAGTACTACTTTCTAACACATTCGTTTGCACATTCTTTATTATAACTGTTTGTTCATCtcacttcttatttaatgaatctTTTTCATACttctaattttcaattaattttaaattagtaaacaaaaattatgaaatgcTATAATATATCATTACTTATGAAACCAAACACACTTAGTCCAGTTCGGTTTTTTAGGTACAACTAATTTCAATAATAGATTAGATTCTATGCTATGCCCAGCTGACCAAGTAATGTCCATTTTAgacgtcaatttttttttatttcccatCTAGAAGAATTTATTGAATAATTGTCAAGGAAAATATTCATAATATCCAGCTTAAAAAGTTGAACCAATTCTAATTCAGACAGCCACAAAATTACCCCAGACAAACAAATGTCGTGATTTTAATTGCCAGACAAAGACTAACTCGTCAACTATAAACAGAAGAATTTACTTTAAAGATATACATAATAATCCAGCCAAAAAAAATGGGGCCACTCTTGAGTTTTCTACCTTTCTGTAGTATTGCAAAATACTGCCATAGGCAAGAATTAAGACATACAACAGATGCTATGAAccgaatcataaaaaaaaatggctaAAAGAATAATGACCTCAAATGGAACTCCATACCCCTTTCAATTCCTCCAGTATATCTGCaaacaaaatcattaatagAAAATGATTAAAACATGTAGGAAATATAAGGCCTTTAAGGTCATATGAAGTAAGGGGACAGCTAACTTAATAGATACTTAAGGTAATGTTTATACTTGGGATTTGGGAAAACAATGATTTAGGTATATGTCGACTACTTATATTCCTAATGTCTTTTGTAGTGATGTAGCTTTGGAGATAAAGCCACATTATAAAGGAAAGAGAGCATGCTGTAATAGTAATTGTAGTTTGACGTGAAAGGCTATCAAGATCAGTTAGAAACACACAGAGAATGCTAAACCAGCCTATGTACATACCGGGCATGTTTATAAATCAGTTCTGAGTTGAGAAGCAGAAGTTTTAAACACAGAATGTTTCAGCAGTGGACTTACATTTACAAAGCATCTGTGATCAAGTTATCAAAATGGATATCACAACTACATAAAACTCACCAGTTCGTGATGTCAATTGGATTATCTTTGTGATCTACATCGTTAGTATGTTCTGAACCAGAAGTAGAGCCATCTTCTTGAGGACCTGAATGAAGAATATGGGAAAAGCCCTGTCCAATTGACTTCCACAATCTAGTAGGTAAAGATGTTTGTGCAttgtcacaactcacaacatCTGATGGCTCAATTGTTCTAGCTGAAGCAGGATCGAGTTCAGAAAATCTGAAAGCACCAAATATTTTTTCTGGAAGCTCTGATTCAGCTTGGCTCTCAATAAGAAAAGCCA
The nucleotide sequence above comes from Glycine soja cultivar W05 chromosome 11, ASM419377v2, whole genome shotgun sequence. Encoded proteins:
- the LOC114376644 gene encoding B-box zinc finger protein 24-like produces the protein MKIQCDVCERAPATVICCADEAALCAKCDVEVHAANKLASKHQRLLLQCLSSKLPRCDICQDKPAFIFCVEDRALFCQDCDEPIHSAGSLSANHQRFLATGIRVASSSNCTKDNEKSHLEPPTRNAQQVSAKIPPHQVPSFTSSWAVDDLLELTAFESPEKKESLQFGELEWLTDVGIFGEQFAQEALAAAEVPQLPVTHNSSSVASYRTSKSYMSHKKPRIEVLNDDDDEYFTVPDLG